A stretch of Streptococcus sp. oral taxon 061 DNA encodes these proteins:
- a CDS encoding DivIVA domain-containing protein — MPITSLEIKDKTFGVQFRGFNREEVDEFLDIVVRDYEDLVRSNHEKDQHIKNLEERLSYFDEIKDSLSQSVLIAQDTAERVKQAANDRSNNIIKQAEQDAQRLLDEAKYKANEILRQATDNAKKVAVETEELKNKSRVFHQRLKSTIESQLAIVDSSDWEEILRPTATYLQTSDEAFKEVVREVLGEDVSSYHEEEPIDMTRQFSPEEVAELQARIEAANKELLETQQTAEESTETEVEVQPVAETPVEPSHEEGSQDDPNTQQESVLIL, encoded by the coding sequence ATGCCAATTACATCGTTAGAAATTAAGGATAAAACCTTTGGTGTTCAGTTTAGAGGTTTTAACCGTGAAGAAGTTGATGAATTTTTAGATATTGTTGTTCGGGACTATGAAGATTTAGTTCGTAGCAATCATGAAAAGGATCAACATATCAAAAATTTAGAAGAGCGTCTATCTTATTTTGACGAAATCAAAGATTCGTTGAGTCAGTCAGTTTTGATTGCCCAAGACACAGCTGAACGTGTAAAACAAGCTGCGAATGACCGTTCTAATAACATCATTAAGCAGGCTGAGCAAGATGCTCAACGTTTACTTGATGAAGCTAAGTATAAAGCCAATGAAATTTTGCGACAAGCTACAGATAATGCTAAAAAAGTTGCTGTGGAAACTGAAGAGTTGAAGAACAAGAGTCGCGTCTTCCACCAACGTTTGAAATCAACAATCGAAAGTCAGTTGGCTATTGTTGATTCATCAGATTGGGAAGAAATTTTGCGTCCGACTGCAACTTATCTTCAAACGAGTGACGAAGCTTTCAAGGAAGTTGTCCGAGAGGTTCTAGGTGAAGATGTATCGTCATACCATGAAGAAGAGCCGATTGACATGACTCGTCAATTCTCTCCAGAAGAAGTTGCAGAACTTCAAGCACGTATTGAAGCAGCTAACAAGGAATTGTTGGAAACGCAACAAACTGCTGAAGAGTCAACTGAAACTGAAGTTGAAGTTCAGCCAGTTGCTGAAACTCCTGTTGAACCATCGCATGAGGAAGGATCTCAAGACGATCCTAACACTCAACAAGAGTCAGTTCTAATTTTATAA
- the secE gene encoding preprotein translocase subunit SecE, which produces MGFIKDIFTLLKDTTWPTRKQSWVDFKSIMEYTAFFVVIIYIFDQLIVSGLIRFINIF; this is translated from the coding sequence ATGGGTTTTATAAAGGATATCTTTACACTTCTTAAAGATACAACTTGGCCAACTCGAAAACAAAGTTGGGTAGATTTCAAATCTATCATGGAATACACTGCCTTCTTTGTTGTCATCATTTATATTTTTGACCAGTTAATCGTTAGCGGATTGATCCGATTCATTAACATTTTTTAA
- a CDS encoding MarR family winged helix-turn-helix transcriptional regulator: MDKMLGGYQALQIRLLNGRIFQKLLSKEPDAQYRSEQGKILTILWKQELGCATATDIALATGLANNTLTSMVKKLEEQGLVTIQPCTQDKRKKYISLTDLGWAQKKIGDRVSRELGEIFYQGFSDQEIREFEAYQERIISNLKAKENDI, encoded by the coding sequence ATGGACAAGATGTTAGGGGGCTACCAAGCTCTACAGATTCGATTATTGAATGGACGTATCTTTCAAAAGTTGCTGAGCAAGGAACCAGATGCTCAATACCGAAGTGAACAGGGAAAAATTTTAACGATTTTGTGGAAGCAAGAGTTAGGGTGTGCTACTGCGACCGATATCGCTCTTGCGACGGGTTTAGCCAATAATACATTGACCAGTATGGTTAAGAAATTGGAAGAACAAGGTTTGGTCACGATTCAACCTTGCACGCAAGATAAAAGAAAAAAATATATCTCGTTGACAGACCTTGGTTGGGCGCAAAAAAAAATTGGAGACCGTGTTAGTCGGGAACTTGGAGAGATTTTCTACCAAGGCTTTTCAGATCAAGAAATCCGAGAATTTGAGGCCTATCAAGAGAGAATTATCTCAAATCTAAAAGCTAAAGAGAATGACATCTAG
- a CDS encoding DUF4767 domain-containing protein, with translation MESKKILGSLLVLFISLFMFGCSNHSSENSNQGLSLSTTVSQSNTNEQTSVEAKKNFKEFYKPVFDNYQIILSTPKDVNAIADLYKSLQGTERPINSWSVENAVYQADKMSFAYADLNKDGVEELLIGVEQSNGGYYISGLYYLVNEKPILLAEGFVAGHGGARNSMNIYNDGDILELSWSSGTGEGRGALYHLNSSQQAASKVQEQDIRVPGNKSLHSDFGKAEADLMNFKQLDWQKFENSTSTTISGEKQKAPWNANKSAKLEAFIKDWGERLGQPNYKKGIAGGDVGADNLYTFGDGPSEKINAEYSDNGLGTAKYRIVERYSNWDKFPDVHSYYFAITNTGEAIVFHSPTTNGGIMYLKPTENTEIQAEFRRLVEED, from the coding sequence ATGGAATCTAAGAAGATCTTAGGAAGCTTGCTAGTTCTTTTCATAAGTCTTTTTATGTTTGGCTGTAGTAATCATAGCTCCGAAAATTCTAATCAGGGGCTTAGTTTATCAACAACTGTTAGTCAATCAAATACTAATGAACAAACTTCCGTAGAGGCTAAGAAAAATTTTAAAGAATTCTACAAGCCAGTTTTTGATAATTATCAAATAATACTTTCTACACCGAAGGATGTAAATGCAATTGCTGATCTCTATAAGAGTTTACAAGGTACTGAACGCCCTATCAATAGTTGGTCAGTTGAAAATGCGGTTTATCAAGCTGATAAGATGAGTTTTGCCTACGCGGATCTTAATAAAGATGGTGTAGAGGAATTGTTAATTGGCGTTGAGCAATCTAATGGTGGTTATTATATTTCGGGTCTTTATTATCTCGTAAATGAGAAACCGATACTTTTAGCAGAAGGCTTTGTAGCTGGTCATGGTGGAGCTAGAAATTCTATGAATATCTATAATGATGGAGATATCTTGGAATTAAGCTGGTCATCTGGTACAGGTGAAGGTAGGGGAGCACTTTATCATCTGAATTCTAGCCAGCAAGCAGCAAGTAAAGTTCAGGAACAGGACATTCGTGTACCAGGTAACAAAAGTTTGCATTCTGACTTTGGTAAAGCAGAGGCAGATTTAATGAATTTTAAGCAACTAGATTGGCAGAAATTTGAAAACTCTACTAGCACGACTATTTCGGGAGAAAAGCAAAAAGCTCCTTGGAATGCCAACAAATCTGCTAAATTAGAAGCTTTTATTAAAGACTGGGGAGAAAGACTTGGTCAACCTAATTACAAAAAAGGAATTGCTGGAGGAGATGTCGGTGCAGATAATCTCTATACCTTTGGTGATGGGCCGAGTGAAAAAATAAATGCGGAATACTCGGATAATGGGTTAGGAACTGCTAAGTATCGTATCGTAGAGCGCTATAGTAACTGGGATAAATTTCCAGATGTTCATAGCTATTACTTTGCGATAACCAATACAGGAGAAGCGATTGTCTTTCATTCACCGACAACTAATGGTGGGATTATGTACTTGAAACCAACCGAAAACACAGAAATACAAGCAGAGTTCAGACGCTTGGTTGAAGAAGACTAG
- the nusG gene encoding transcription termination/antitermination protein NusG → MDSFDKGWFVLQTYSGYENKVKENLLQRAQTYNMLDNILRVEIPTQTVQVEKNGKKKEVEENRFPGYVLVEMVMTDEAWFVVRNTPNVTGFVGSHGNRSKPTPLLEQEIRDILVSMGQTVQEFDINVEVGQTVRIIDGAFADYTGKITEIDNNKVKMIISMFGNDTVAEVNLNQIAEL, encoded by the coding sequence ATGGATAGTTTTGATAAAGGATGGTTTGTCCTACAAACATATTCTGGTTATGAAAATAAAGTAAAAGAAAATCTCTTGCAACGTGCACAAACATACAATATGTTGGATAATATCCTACGTGTGGAAATTCCAACTCAAACTGTGCAAGTTGAAAAAAATGGGAAGAAAAAAGAAGTTGAAGAAAATCGCTTCCCAGGATATGTTCTTGTGGAAATGGTTATGACTGATGAAGCTTGGTTTGTAGTTCGTAATACACCAAACGTTACGGGATTTGTCGGCTCACACGGGAACAGATCTAAACCAACTCCACTTTTGGAACAAGAAATCAGAGATATCTTGGTATCAATGGGACAAACAGTTCAAGAATTCGATATCAATGTTGAAGTTGGTCAAACAGTTCGAATCATTGATGGTGCCTTTGCTGATTACACAGGAAAAATTACTGAAATTGATAATAACAAAGTGAAAATGATTATTTCAATGTTTGGTAATGATACAGTAGCAGAAGTAAACTTGAATCAAATTGCTGAATTGTAA
- the ileS gene encoding isoleucine--tRNA ligase, with protein MKLKDTLNLGKTDFPMRAGLPTKEPVWQKEWEDAKLYQRRQELNEGKPHFTLHDGPPYANGNIHVGHAMNKISKDIIVRSKSMSGFYAPYIPGWDTHGLPIEQVLAKQGVKRKEMDLVEYLKLCREYALSQVDKQREDFKRLGVSGDWENPYVTLTPDYEAAQIRVFGEMANKGYIYRGAKPVYWSWSSESALAEAEIEYHDLVSTSLYYANKVKDGKGILDTDTYIVVWTTTPFTITASRGLTVGADIDYVLVQPAGETRKFVVASELLNSLSEKFGWADVQVLATYRGSELNHIVTEHPWDTAVDELVILGDHVTTDSGTGIVHTAPGFGEDDYNVGVSNGLEVAVTVNERGIMMANAGAEFEGQFYDKVVPTVIEKLGNLLLAQEEISHSYPFDWRTKKPIIWRAVPQWFASVSKFRQEILDEIEKVKFHSEWGKVRLYNMIRDRGDWVISRQRAWGVPLPIFYAEDGTPIMTAETIEHVAQLFEEHGSIIWWERDAKDLLPEGFTHPGSPNGEFKKETDIMDVWFDSGSSWNGVVVNRPELKYPADLYLEGSDQYRGWFNSSLITSVANHGVAPYKQILSQGFALDGKGEKMSKSLGNTIAPSDVEKQFGAEILRLWVTSVDSSNDVRISMDILSQVSETYRKIRNTLRFLIANTSDFNPAEDAVAYEELRSVDKYMTIRFNQLVKTIRDAYANFEFLTIYKALVNFINVDLSAFYLDFAKDVVYIEGAKSLERRQMQTVFYDILVKITKLLTPILPHTAEEIWSYLEFETEDFVQLSELPEAQTFANQKEILDAWSAFMDFRGQAQKALEEARNEKVIGKSLEAHLTVYPNEVVKTLLGAVDSNVAQLLIVSKLTIAEGPAPEGAVNFEDVAFTVERAAGEVCDRCRRIDPSTTERSYHATICDHCANIVEENFADAVAEGFEAK; from the coding sequence ATGAAACTAAAAGATACCCTAAACCTAGGAAAAACAGATTTCCCAATGCGTGCAGGCCTTCCAACCAAAGAGCCAGTTTGGCAAAAAGAATGGGAAGATGCAAAATTGTATCAACGCCGTCAAGAGTTAAATGAAGGGAAGCCTCATTTCACTCTTCATGATGGACCTCCATACGCTAACGGAAATATCCACGTAGGACATGCCATGAACAAGATTTCGAAAGATATCATTGTTCGTTCTAAGTCTATGTCAGGATTTTACGCACCATATATCCCAGGTTGGGATACACACGGTCTGCCAATCGAGCAAGTCTTGGCTAAACAAGGAGTTAAACGCAAAGAAATGGACTTGGTTGAGTACTTGAAACTTTGCCGTGAATACGCTCTTTCTCAAGTAGATAAACAACGCGAAGACTTCAAGCGCTTGGGTGTTTCTGGTGACTGGGAAAATCCATATGTAACTTTGACACCTGACTATGAAGCAGCGCAAATCCGCGTCTTCGGTGAGATGGCTAACAAGGGCTACATCTACCGCGGAGCTAAGCCAGTTTACTGGTCTTGGTCTTCTGAGTCAGCGCTTGCTGAAGCGGAAATTGAGTACCATGACTTGGTTTCAACGTCCCTTTACTATGCTAACAAGGTCAAAGATGGCAAAGGTATTCTAGACACTGATACTTATATCGTCGTTTGGACAACAACTCCATTTACCATCACAGCTTCTCGTGGTTTGACTGTTGGTGCGGATATTGATTACGTCTTGGTGCAACCAGCTGGCGAAACTCGTAAATTTGTAGTTGCTTCAGAATTATTGAATAGCTTGTCTGAGAAATTCGGTTGGGCGGATGTTCAAGTCTTGGCAACTTACCGTGGTTCAGAATTAAACCATATCGTGACTGAGCACCCATGGGATACAGCTGTAGATGAACTCGTTATCCTTGGTGATCACGTTACAACTGATTCTGGTACAGGTATCGTCCATACAGCCCCTGGTTTTGGTGAGGACGACTACAATGTCGGTGTTTCCAATGGTCTTGAAGTTGCTGTAACTGTCAACGAACGCGGTATCATGATGGCTAATGCTGGCGCTGAGTTTGAAGGTCAATTTTATGACAAGGTTGTGCCAACAGTTATTGAAAAACTTGGAAATCTTCTTCTTGCTCAAGAAGAAATCTCTCACTCCTACCCATTTGACTGGCGTACGAAAAAACCAATTATCTGGCGTGCAGTACCTCAATGGTTTGCTTCTGTATCTAAATTCCGCCAAGAAATCTTGGACGAAATTGAAAAAGTGAAGTTCCACTCAGAGTGGGGTAAAGTCCGTCTTTACAATATGATTCGTGACCGTGGTGACTGGGTTATCTCTCGCCAACGTGCTTGGGGTGTTCCTCTTCCAATCTTCTATGCAGAAGACGGAACACCAATCATGACAGCTGAAACCATCGAGCATGTAGCTCAACTCTTTGAAGAACATGGTTCAATCATCTGGTGGGAACGTGACGCTAAAGACCTCTTGCCTGAAGGATTTACCCATCCTGGTTCACCAAATGGTGAATTTAAGAAAGAAACAGACATCATGGATGTATGGTTCGACTCAGGTTCATCATGGAATGGGGTTGTAGTGAACCGTCCAGAGCTCAAATACCCAGCTGACCTCTATTTAGAAGGTTCAGACCAATACCGTGGCTGGTTCAACTCATCACTCATCACCTCTGTAGCTAACCATGGTGTCGCACCATACAAACAAATCTTGTCGCAAGGTTTTGCTTTGGATGGTAAAGGTGAGAAGATGTCTAAATCACTTGGAAATACCATTGCTCCAAGCGATGTTGAAAAACAATTCGGTGCGGAAATCTTGCGTCTCTGGGTAACAAGTGTTGATTCAAGCAACGACGTACGTATCTCTATGGATATCTTGAGCCAAGTCTCTGAGACTTACCGTAAGATTCGTAACACCCTTCGTTTCTTGATTGCTAACACTTCTGATTTTAACCCAGCTGAGGATGCAGTAGCTTACGAAGAACTTCGTTCTGTTGATAAGTACATGACTATCCGCTTTAACCAACTTGTTAAGACTATTCGTGACGCTTATGCAAACTTCGAGTTCTTGACAATCTATAAAGCCCTAGTGAACTTTATCAACGTTGATTTGTCTGCTTTCTATCTTGACTTTGCCAAAGATGTTGTCTATATCGAAGGTGCAAAATCTCTCGAACGCCGTCAGATGCAAACAGTCTTCTATGACATCCTTGTGAAAATTACAAAACTCTTGACACCTATTCTTCCACATACTGCTGAAGAAATCTGGTCATATCTCGAGTTTGAAACAGAAGACTTTGTTCAATTGTCAGAATTACCTGAAGCTCAAACTTTTGCTAACCAAAAGGAAATCTTGGATGCCTGGTCAGCCTTTATGGACTTCCGTGGACAAGCTCAAAAAGCTTTGGAAGAAGCTCGTAATGAAAAAGTGATTGGTAAATCACTTGAAGCTCACTTGACAGTTTATCCAAATGAAGTGGTGAAAACTCTTCTTGGAGCTGTTGATAGCAATGTAGCCCAACTCTTGATCGTCTCTAAATTGACCATCGCTGAAGGTCCAGCTCCAGAAGGTGCAGTTAACTTTGAAGATGTAGCCTTCACGGTTGAGCGTGCAGCTGGTGAAGTTTGTGATCGTTGCCGTCGTATCGATCCAAGCACAACAGAACGTAGCTATCATGCAACTATCTGCGATCACTGTGCAAACATCGTCGAAGAAAACTTTGCGGATGCAGTAGCAGAAGGATTTGAAGCTAAATAG
- a CDS encoding ABC transporter ATP-binding protein: MIEYKHVALRYTDKNILKDVNLRIKNGEFMVLVGPSGSGKTTMIKMINRLLEPTDGNIYMDGKRIKDYDERELRLSTGYVLQAIALFPNLTVAENIALIPEMKGWSKEKIASKTEELLNKVGLPAADYAHRLPSELSGGEQQRIGIVRAIIAEPKILLMDEPFSALDAISRKQLQALTKDLHKEFGMTTIFVTHDTDEALKLGDRIAVLQDGEIRQVAEPETILQAPATDFVANLFGGKLHV, translated from the coding sequence ATGATTGAATACAAACACGTAGCCTTGCGCTACACGGATAAAAACATTTTAAAAGATGTCAATCTCCGAATTAAAAATGGAGAATTTATGGTGCTAGTGGGTCCTTCAGGTTCTGGAAAGACCACTATGATCAAGATGATTAACCGTCTTTTGGAGCCGACAGATGGCAATATCTATATGGATGGGAAACGCATCAAGGACTATGATGAACGGGAGTTACGTCTCAGTACCGGCTATGTCCTCCAAGCTATTGCCCTATTTCCTAACTTGACAGTTGCGGAAAATATTGCTCTGATTCCTGAGATGAAGGGCTGGAGCAAGGAGAAAATTGCCTCTAAAACCGAAGAACTCTTGAACAAGGTTGGCCTGCCTGCTGCAGACTATGCCCATCGTTTACCAAGCGAGTTATCGGGTGGGGAGCAACAGCGGATTGGCATTGTGCGGGCCATCATTGCAGAGCCAAAGATTCTATTGATGGACGAGCCTTTTTCAGCCTTGGATGCCATCTCTCGCAAGCAGTTGCAAGCTCTCACCAAAGACTTGCATAAGGAGTTTGGTATGACGACTATTTTCGTTACTCATGATACGGACGAGGCTTTAAAATTAGGTGACCGGATTGCGGTTTTGCAGGATGGGGAAATTCGCCAGGTCGCAGAACCTGAAACAATTTTACAAGCGCCTGCGACAGACTTTGTAGCAAACTTGTTTGGAGGTAAACTTCATGTCTAA
- a CDS encoding phosphoglycerate mutase, with amino-acid sequence MVKLVFARHGESEWNKANLFTGWADVDLSEKGTQQAIDAGKLIKEAGIEFDQAYTSVLKRAIKTTNLALEASDQLWVPVEKSWRLNERHYGGLTGKNKAEAAEQFGDEQVHIWRRSYDVLPPAMDRDDEHSAHTDRRYASLDDSVIPDAENLKVTLERALPFWEDKIAPALKDGKNVFVGAHGNSIRALVKHIKQLSDDEIMDVEIPNFPPLVFEFDEKLNVVSEYYLGK; translated from the coding sequence ATGGTAAAATTGGTTTTCGCTCGCCACGGTGAGTCTGAATGGAACAAAGCTAACCTTTTCACAGGATGGGCTGACGTAGATCTTTCTGAAAAAGGTACTCAACAAGCTATCGATGCTGGTAAATTGATTAAAGAAGCTGGTATTGAATTTGACCAAGCTTACACTTCAGTATTGAAACGTGCAATCAAAACAACTAACCTTGCACTTGAAGCATCTGACCAACTTTGGGTTCCAGTTGAAAAATCATGGCGCTTGAACGAACGTCACTACGGTGGTTTGACTGGTAAAAACAAAGCTGAAGCTGCTGAACAATTTGGTGATGAGCAAGTTCACATCTGGCGTCGTTCATACGATGTATTGCCTCCAGCAATGGATCGTGATGATGAGCACTCAGCACATACAGACCGTCGTTACGCATCACTTGATGACTCAGTAATTCCAGATGCTGAAAACTTGAAAGTGACTTTGGAACGTGCTCTTCCATTCTGGGAAGATAAAATTGCTCCAGCACTTAAAGATGGTAAAAACGTATTCGTAGGTGCACACGGTAACTCAATCCGCGCCCTTGTAAAACACATCAAACAATTGTCAGACGACGAAATCATGGATGTGGAAATCCCTAACTTCCCACCATTGGTATTCGAATTTGACGAAAAATTGAACGTAGTTTCTGAATACTATCTTGGTAAATAA
- the rpmG gene encoding 50S ribosomal protein L33 → MALKKASLACAVCGSRNYSIKISGNPKPTRLEVNKFCKHCGKYTTHRETR, encoded by the coding sequence ATGGCACTTAAAAAAGCAAGTTTAGCCTGTGCGGTTTGTGGTTCAAGAAACTACTCAATTAAAATTAGTGGGAATCCAAAACCGACTCGCTTAGAAGTAAATAAATTTTGTAAACATTGTGGTAAATACACAACACATCGAGAAACGAGATAG
- a CDS encoding SDR family oxidoreductase produces MIGITGVTGNLGSYVADLIDKKGIASVHLARSPERAKVYASAEIRRMSYTNTPKVVEALKGIDILLMVSARENPERVKEHKEFLDAAKLAGVEHIVYTSFYGADEKATFTLSRDHAQTEAYIKELGFTYTFLRDNFYLDFLIDMALENGEIRGPAGSGLVSAVARKDTSRVAAEILLNPKEWENQTLNLTGPEDLSMEEIVALLSKETGKDITYIDESVEEAYESRKKWPAQTWEYDAWVSTYTAIKAGEQAGVSTDIEKVLGHPASSLLDILRDRKLIEEKHD; encoded by the coding sequence ATGATCGGAATTACAGGTGTAACAGGGAACTTAGGCTCCTATGTGGCTGATCTTATCGATAAAAAAGGAATCGCTTCCGTCCATCTAGCACGAAGCCCAGAGCGTGCAAAAGTTTACGCGTCTGCGGAAATACGTAGAATGTCGTATACAAATACTCCAAAAGTGGTTGAGGCCTTAAAGGGGATCGATATCTTGTTGATGGTTTCTGCTCGGGAAAATCCTGAGCGTGTCAAGGAGCACAAGGAGTTTTTAGATGCTGCAAAGCTAGCAGGAGTAGAGCATATCGTTTATACCTCCTTTTATGGGGCAGATGAGAAGGCGACTTTCACCTTGTCTCGAGATCATGCCCAGACTGAAGCCTATATCAAGGAATTAGGGTTCACCTACACTTTTTTGAGAGATAATTTTTACTTGGACTTCCTGATTGATATGGCGCTTGAAAATGGAGAGATTCGTGGTCCGGCCGGCAGTGGTCTTGTGTCAGCTGTTGCCCGTAAGGACACATCTAGGGTTGCAGCAGAGATTCTTTTAAATCCTAAGGAGTGGGAAAATCAAACCTTGAATCTGACAGGGCCTGAGGATCTTTCCATGGAAGAAATCGTAGCGCTTCTCTCGAAAGAGACCGGTAAGGACATCACGTATATAGATGAATCAGTAGAAGAAGCTTATGAGTCACGGAAAAAATGGCCAGCACAAACTTGGGAGTACGATGCCTGGGTCAGTACTTATACAGCGATTAAAGCTGGCGAACAGGCTGGGGTTTCAACAGATATCGAAAAAGTGCTAGGGCATCCAGCAAGCAGCCTTTTGGATATTCTTAGAGACAGAAAACTTATTGAGGAAAAACATGATTGA